In Corynebacterium matruchotii, a single genomic region encodes these proteins:
- a CDS encoding Dyp-type peroxidase, which translates to MTPDNGVDPTVQQPDTPAKTTDQPRTLPPQVSRRGFILGAATAAAAAGTTGLAACGNINRTTEAADDDDPTQAFLADDIVPFDGVHQAGIDTPGQAHLNIIAFTLRAGTTIDDVRRLMTVWTEDARQLTRGHNPIGSLEPELATIPANLTITCGFGPRFFDIIGKTDQRPEWLKPIPVFSKDKLEDTWGEADLALQICCDDPLTLAFATRHMTRAGGKLLETRWMQQGFLNARGATDPGTTPRNLFGQKDGTVNPQSTAEYDDYVWIDENSSDPQWVRGGTCMVVRRIAMNLDTWEELDRTSREVAMGRYLESGAPLTGKEEFDTADFKAKDQFGLPVIDPRSHMALAAPPTDNPKEKMRRRAYNYLESHIPGSDHTTNVGLVFICFQQNPVTQFTAIQQRLNDNDRLNTWITHIGSAVFAVPPGTSEVGAGKDQYWGASLLES; encoded by the coding sequence ATGACCCCCGACAACGGTGTTGACCCCACAGTCCAGCAACCCGACACCCCCGCCAAGACCACCGACCAGCCGCGTACGTTACCACCACAGGTTTCCCGCCGTGGCTTTATCCTGGGGGCAGCCACGGCGGCCGCTGCCGCTGGCACCACCGGTCTTGCCGCCTGCGGAAACATCAACCGCACCACCGAAGCAGCCGACGATGATGACCCCACGCAGGCTTTCCTCGCCGACGATATCGTCCCCTTCGATGGAGTCCACCAGGCAGGTATCGACACCCCCGGCCAAGCCCACCTCAATATCATTGCGTTCACCCTCCGCGCCGGCACCACCATTGATGATGTGCGCCGACTCATGACCGTCTGGACCGAAGACGCCCGACAACTCACCCGCGGCCACAACCCCATCGGCAGCCTCGAACCAGAACTCGCCACCATCCCCGCCAACCTCACCATCACCTGCGGGTTCGGCCCCCGATTCTTCGACATCATCGGCAAAACCGACCAACGCCCCGAATGGCTCAAACCCATTCCCGTGTTCTCCAAAGACAAACTCGAAGACACCTGGGGCGAAGCCGACCTGGCTCTCCAAATCTGCTGCGACGACCCGCTTACGCTCGCATTTGCCACCCGCCACATGACCCGCGCCGGCGGCAAACTGCTCGAAACCCGGTGGATGCAACAAGGATTCCTCAACGCCCGCGGCGCCACCGACCCGGGAACCACCCCCCGAAACCTCTTCGGGCAAAAAGACGGCACCGTGAACCCACAATCAACAGCCGAATACGACGACTACGTGTGGATCGACGAGAACTCCTCCGACCCACAATGGGTGCGGGGCGGCACCTGCATGGTGGTGCGCCGCATCGCAATGAACCTCGACACGTGGGAAGAACTAGACCGCACCTCCCGGGAAGTAGCCATGGGCCGCTACCTCGAATCCGGCGCCCCACTCACCGGTAAAGAAGAATTCGACACTGCCGACTTCAAGGCGAAAGACCAATTCGGTCTGCCAGTCATCGACCCCCGCAGCCACATGGCATTGGCGGCGCCACCCACCGACAACCCCAAAGAAAAAATGCGCCGCCGTGCCTACAACTACCTAGAATCCCACATCCCGGGCTCCGATCACACCACAAACGTGGGATTAGTATTCATCTGCTTCCAACAAAACCCGGTCACCCAATTCACCGCAATCCAACAGCGGCTCAACGACAACGACCGGCTCAACACCTGGATCACCCACATCGGCTCGGCCGTGTTTGCTGTACCACCCGGAACCAGCGAAGTCGGTGCTGGTAAAGACCAATATTGGGGGGCATCCCTGCTGGAATCCTAG
- a CDS encoding copper resistance CopC family protein codes for MGTSVASTNIKRRLAAVLLGCFCAITTTVAHAHDAVVGGSPADGEVLASAPTTVTLEFSGEPKQGFNTMAISNSKGDVLVTGEPTVDGRNVTLAIPENTTLTPDEYTIGFQITSSDGHSTRGKTTFTIAGERVASSATSDTTPATDAPTDPTAELMAGPWGKVAGGVGILLVLAMIVMILARNRMGKKSQESD; via the coding sequence ATGGGCACAAGTGTCGCGTCGACAAACATAAAACGTCGACTAGCAGCAGTTTTGCTAGGATGCTTTTGTGCTATTACCACCACGGTTGCGCATGCCCATGATGCGGTAGTTGGGGGGTCGCCCGCTGATGGCGAAGTGCTAGCCAGCGCGCCGACAACCGTCACTCTAGAGTTTTCCGGTGAGCCCAAACAGGGGTTCAACACCATGGCCATAAGCAATAGCAAAGGTGATGTGCTAGTAACCGGTGAGCCCACTGTCGACGGCCGAAACGTGACACTTGCTATTCCCGAAAACACTACGCTTACCCCAGACGAGTACACCATAGGTTTTCAAATTACCTCCTCTGATGGACATTCCACTCGGGGAAAAACCACCTTCACCATCGCCGGGGAGCGTGTTGCTAGCTCCGCGACGTCTGATACCACCCCCGCAACTGATGCCCCCACCGATCCCACCGCAGAGCTTATGGCTGGGCCTTGGGGCAAAGTAGCCGGTGGGGTGGGGATTCTCCTTGTCCTTGCCATGATCGTCATGATCCTTGCCCGCAATCGCATGGGTAAAAAATCTCAAGAAAGTGATTAA
- a CDS encoding copper chaperone PCu(A)C: MNLRRRIGTGICILAVSALALSGCANSERAATKTTRSAKASASASASAAAAAASTSETSSNSDTPIAFTSAYVRAADEGSDKTAIFGTLKNTTDKDITITGFSSSADADSFELHEVVDGQMRQKEGGFVIPANGTLKLEPGHEHFMLVGLKSPVKAGEKVSVKAELSDGTTIDLGEIPGRQVAAGAEDYSGDSNNSHGQGSGIAGDAKSGDTKNDASGSTKGGIKVPGKDGDAKSGDTKSGDTKSGDSKAGAAAGAAGAGAAGAGQGDAKAGDAKGGDAAKGGDAKGDSKHGGKHGEQGAGGAGAGAGAGAAGAEQSAGIRG, from the coding sequence ATGAACTTGCGTCGTCGTATTGGAACCGGAATTTGTATTCTCGCCGTTTCTGCGCTGGCCTTGAGCGGCTGCGCTAACTCTGAGCGGGCAGCCACCAAGACCACCCGGTCCGCCAAGGCTTCCGCATCGGCTTCTGCTTCCGCCGCTGCCGCAGCCGCAAGCACTAGCGAAACCAGCAGCAACAGCGACACCCCCATTGCCTTCACTAGCGCTTACGTTCGCGCAGCCGACGAAGGCTCCGATAAGACCGCCATCTTCGGCACCTTAAAGAACACCACCGACAAAGACATCACCATTACCGGGTTCTCTTCCAGTGCCGATGCTGACAGCTTCGAACTGCACGAGGTGGTTGACGGCCAAATGCGTCAGAAGGAAGGCGGCTTCGTTATTCCCGCCAACGGCACCTTGAAGCTGGAACCCGGCCACGAGCACTTCATGCTCGTGGGCCTGAAGAGCCCCGTGAAGGCGGGCGAAAAGGTAAGCGTGAAGGCTGAGCTTTCCGACGGTACCACCATTGATCTAGGCGAAATCCCCGGCCGTCAGGTTGCTGCCGGTGCCGAAGACTACTCCGGCGATAGCAACAATAGCCATGGCCAGGGCAGCGGTATCGCCGGCGATGCTAAGTCCGGTGACACCAAGAATGATGCTTCCGGCTCCACCAAGGGCGGCATCAAGGTTCCTGGCAAGGATGGTGACGCTAAGTCCGGTGACACCAAGAGCGGTGACACTAAGTCCGGTGATAGCAAGGCAGGCGCTGCTGCCGGTGCCGCCGGTGCTGGTGCTGCTGGCGCCGGCCAGGGCGATGCCAAAGCCGGTGACGCCAAGGGCGGCGACGCTGCTAAGGGTGGTGACGCCAAGGGCGACAGCAAGCACGGCGGTAAGCACGGCGAACAGGGTGCTGGCGGCGCTGGCGCCGGTGCTGGTGCAGGTGCTGCTGGTGCCGAGCAGTCCGCAGGTATCCGCGGCTAA